GAACGTGATCCGCGCGATCAAGAGCGTGATCGTGCGGGTGATGCTGTTCTATGTCGGTTCCGTGTCGATCCTGGTGCTCTGCCTGCCCTGGACCGACAAGGCCAACCTCGCCTCGCCCTACGTCGCGCTGTTCACCCTCGCCGGTTTCAAGGGCGCGGCGGTGGCAATGAAACTGGTGTTGTTCGTGTCGTTCATGTCGGTGATGAACTCGTTCATGTTTTCCAACTCGCGCATGCTGTTCTCGCTCAGCCAACGCGGACATGCCCCGGCGCTGTTCGCCCGTACCAACGCCAAGGGCGTTCCGATCAATGCACTGGCGCTGGCGTTCTGCATTTGCGTGACGATTCTGACCTTGCACTTCATCAGCGGCGGCGATCTCTTCCTGACCCTGGCCAGGAGTACCGGCGCGTTCATCATCTTCGTCTGGATCTTCATCATTTTCGCCCACGTCGGCATGCGCCTGAAAACCCGGTATGAGGTGGTGGACCCAACGTCATTCAGGGCCTGGGGCTTCCCGCTGACCAACGTCATTGCGCTGCTGGCGCTGGTGTCGGTGCTGGCAACACAGGCGATCGACCCCGCGACGCGTTTTCAATTCTGGCTGGTGCTGGTGACCTTGCTGGTGATCGTGGCGGCGTACTTCATGGTGCGCAAGCGCCGGGGTGGCGAAGTGCGGGAGCTGGCGCGGACTTGAAATGAATCGAATACTTAACTTTTAAGTAAATAGAAATCGGAGGCAATCACTCATGCCTCCGATATTTTTTGTTCTAACGCGGGGCAAACGTCAGAAGGCGTTACCTCTTCTTGCCTTCCTGAGCACGGAACATGGACTTGGCATAGAAGATAGCCAGGCCCTGTGCTCCACCGTGCAGGCTAAGTAAGCAAGGCAGATGCTAGCCGCTAAGCTCGAACGCCAACAAAAAAATCCAACCCTTCAGGTTTCGGATTTCCAAGTAGAGAAAATATTTTCTCTGCTTGCTCATCAGACAGAGGAAGTTCACCGTCTGATTCAGCCTCAAGAGACTGCCAATTCAAAATACTCATAATATCTTTTTCATGTTCCGATGGAATATCAAGATCATACTTCAAGGAGTCATCAAGCTCATACTCTTTCAGAAAGCCAGTTAAATTAATAAACATATTATATATCTCACTTTTCGGTAGTTCGACCAGGAACAGCTGACTTTGTTTGACTGCCAGATACAGAGTCAAACTCTCCTAAATGCTTGCCCTGTTTATCATATAATTCAACCTTACCGTGCTGGCTATCCCACTCATAAATTCTGCCTTTACTATCCACCCAGCGCCTTCTAAGCTTACCGCCCCCACGAACGCTGCTTTTAGCTCTCACAGGTTTTGCATCAGGAAAAGCAATTAAGTTTTTGGGCGCCTGATGATATCCTGTAGTACTGAACATCAAGTAGACCGGTTCAATTCCCGAGTCAATTGGGAATATGATGATCAGGTCATTGGCATCCAGCACTTCACCTGGGTACGACAGCGCCTCAATCTCAAGCGGCTGTAGCTCTACCCCCGTGTAGATTGGCACAGTCTGTGTCGCCGCGGGTGTAGTGGTTGTTGAGGACTGTTCGCCGGGGGCGCGACCTGGCGTCCAAGTTAGAGTGATAGGAGGCTGGTCAGGCACCAGGCTTGGCACTGCAACCGTGTAGCGCCCAGTCTGCGGGTCCAATGTGGCCGCTCGGACGGGTACGTTCTTTGTTACGTTGATCCCATCGGCAGCGACGACCAAAATGTAAGAGCGACCATCCCCGCGTGTTTCGTTGGCCAATCGATAGGCCAACTCGACTTTACCCTGTGCAGCAGCGATAGCATTGAGATTGGCGCCCGGCGCAAGACCAAGATCTCGGGCTTCGACTCCCATACCATATCGGAAACGGGCTGGAGTCTGGTCTTGAGCTTGACTGGCCGTGGAACTGGGGTAAACCAAGGCGGCAAGCCCTGCTGCTAAGGGAGCACCGACCGTAGCAGAAGCGATCCCGCCCAATGCGGTGATCGCACTCGCGATCCCTTGGCGCAGAGCAGCAAGAGTTGCTTCGGCCAAAGGCACTACGCCTTGTCCGGGTATGCTCAGCACAGCAGCACTGCCTGCAAACCGGTAGGTGCTGGCCGCCTGGGCGATGGCATTCTGAGTGAGAGCAGTCACGCCCTGTAACTGCGTCTGAGCGTTAGTTCGCGCAGTCTGGATGCCAGCAATTACTTGTTGTCGTTTAGCGCTGTCAGCAAGGGATGCCTGGTCAAGCTGGTCAGTTACGATGGCATAAGTGCTGTTCGTTGTTTGCTGCAGGCTCTGCCGGGCTGCAGCGGCGGCTGCATGTGTTGGGTTAGCTTGAACTTGTGCAATGAGTTCGACCATGCGAGCGTTAACTAGGCTAGCTGCGTTACCACTTGCTTGAATGATCGTATTGCGTTGAGAAGCGATAAGCGTATCGGCGTCAGCCACTAGCTGATTTACCACGTCCGTGAACGTTGAGGCGAGGAGGTTCGCCTGTGCTTTTACTGATTGACTGATCTGAGCGAGTTCGTTCGCATTGATTTGACTACTGGCCGCTGCAGCAAGGGCATCAATCTGCTGATCACTTTGCTGAGCCGACTGTTGGACAGCCTGCGTAGCGGCTTGTCGTTCAGCATGGGTCAGAGTCGATGAGTCGGAAAACTGACTTTCCAGCGATTGTCTTTGCGTAGCCAGGTGCTGCTGCGCAGGTGCCGTAATGGCTGATAGCTCACTGCTGACTGACTGAATAACGGCTTGTGCTTCTCGTTGTGCAGCTTGAGCGACGGCCAACTGTTCGCGCAACGCCGCCGCCTGAGCATTGAGCAGAGAGATTTGGTCGCCAAGATAGCGGGCCTGATATGTCGCAGCCAGAGACTCCTGCCATCTGGGAATGACATTCACTGCAGCGCTGCCACTGATGGCGAGGTCTGTCACTGTCCGGATGAAATCAATACTCCCTTTGCTCGAAAAATCGGCAGAGTAAAAGCTGTTTGACTTCGTTTGCTGAGTTTGACGTTCAGTCGCTTTTTGGTTTATCGAGCTTTCGCGCAACTGTATTTCTCTAAGCAAGCTCGCGACAGAGGCAGCGTCACTTATGTACGAACCGCCCCGCGCGACATCAAGCTCTTTTTGTAGCGTTGATGCCAAACCCGCAGCACTTGCAAGATATTCCTCATGAATGCGTTTTGTTTCTTTTTCATAAACCGAAGACAGGTAAGCTGCCATGGCCCTTCGATACTGCACTTGACTTGTAATTGGGCCAAAATTTACTGACGGTAGCCCAGGGATATTGATGGGAGCGGTGGGCTCACCAACAAATTTTGGTCCGAGATAGACTGGCTCACCAATAGGGGGGTCAATTCCAGGGGCTGTAACAGGCGTTGCGGGTAATTCAATAGGTCCTTGTACCATGATGTCGCTCCATAACTCGTGTTCGATGAAATGAGCGGTTCGCCTTCCTGCGCATTCGGGATGTGAGGTGAAGCAAGCCACCAGAGCACTGTATAGATGAACAGCAATTTAAGAAATAAGAATCAATTGCAAAATGTGAACTGAACAAGGTCGCCTCCGGTATCGTCGCCTCGTGCGTCTTTCGACGGGTGGGCTACTGGGCCGAGGTCGCGGGTATCGCGATCGAGGGTTCGGGCGTACGCGGGCTGCGGCTTTATCAGAAAAGCCGGATGGAGACAGCGTGGTCAAAGCGCTGGATGTGGCTCACGAAACCAGGGGCGATTCAGCTGAAACGAGGTGCGCAACGAAAAAAGGGAGCCGGTTAAGGCTCCCTTCGTCAGCGACAGTTTTTATTGCGGTGCGACAGTTCTAATTCGCAAAAACCAGCCCCCGCTCAGCGCAACCGCTTACTCTACCGTCACCGACTTCGCCAGGTTACGCGGCTGGTCAACGTCAGTGCCCTTGAGCACGGCCACGTAGTACGACAGCAGCTGCAGCGGAATGGTGTACAGGATCGGCGCCAGGGCATCGATGATGTGCGGCACCTTGATCACATGGGTGCCTTCACCATTGCTCATGCCGGCGTTCTCGTCGGCGAACACCACCAGCTCGCCGCCACGGGCACGGACCTCCTGCAGGTTCGACTTGAGCTTTTCCAGCAGCTCGTTGTTCGGCGCGACGGTAACCACCGGCATGTCGGCATCGACCAGCGCCAGCGGGCCGTGCTTGAGCTCACCTGCCGGATAGGCTTCGGCGTGAATGTAGGAAATCTCCTTGAGCTTGAGCGCACCTTCCATCGCCACCGGGTACTGGGCACCACGGCCGAGGAACAGGGTGTGGTGTTTGTCGGCGAACAGTTCGGCGGTCTTCTCGACCACGCTGTCCATCGCCAGGGCTTCGCCCAGACGCGCGGGCAGACGGCGCAGCTCTTCGACCAGCTCGGCTTCGACGCCAGCTTCGAGGCTGCCGCGTACCTGGCCCAGGGCCAGGGTCAGCAGCATCAGCGAGACCAGCTGGGTGGTGAAGGCCTTGGTCGAAGCAACGCCGATTTCCGGGCCGGCCAGGGTCAGCAGGGTCAGGTCGGATTCACGTACCAGCGAGCTGATACCGACGTTGCAGATCGCCAGGCTGCCGAGGAAGCCCAGCTCCTTGGCGTTGCGCAGGGCAGCCAGGGTGTCGGCGGTTTCGCCGGACTGGGAGATGGACACGAACAGGGTGTCTGGCTGCACCACAACTTTGCGGTAGCGGAATTCGCTGGCGACCTCGACCTGGCAGGGGATGCCGGCCAGGCTTTCCAGCCAGTAACGCGCGACCATGCCGGCGTGATAGCTGGTGCCGCAGGCGACGATCTGTACATTGCGCACCTTGGCGAACAGCTCGGCAGCTTGCGGGCCGAAGGCCTGGACCATGACGTGGTCGCTGCCCAGACGGCCTTCGAGGGTGCGCTGTACCACGGAAGGCTGCTCGTGAATTTCCTTGAGCATGAAGTGGCGATAGGTGCCCTTGTCGGCAGCCTCGGCGCCTTCGTGGTACTGCACGGTTTCGCGCTGGACCTTGCTGCCGGCCTGATCCCAGATGTTCACCTGATCGCGGCGGATTTCGGCGATATCGCCTTCCTCAAGGTACATGAAGCGGTCGGTGACCTGACGCAACGCGAGCTGGTCGGAGGCCAGGAAGTTCTCGCCATGACCCAGGCCGATCACCAGCGGGCTACCGCTGCGCGCGGCAACCAGACGGTCCGGCTGCTTGACGCTGATCACCGACAGACCGTAGGCACCATGCAGGCGCTTGACCACGGTCTTGAAGGCGTCGGTCAGGTCGGGAATGCTCTTGAGGGTGTGGTGGATCAGGTGGACGATCACCTCGGTGTCGGTCTGCGAGGTGAACACGTAGCCAAGGCCCTTGAGTTCTTCACGCAGTTCTTCGTGGTTCTCGATGATGCCGTTGTGCACCACGGCCACTTCCTGGCCGGAGAAGTGCGG
The Pseudomonas putida genome window above contains:
- the glmS gene encoding glutamine--fructose-6-phosphate transaminase (isomerizing), coding for MCGIVGAVAERNITSILIEGLKRLEYRGYDSAGLAVVTQQGELDRRRRIGKVSELEAAVAAEPLNGHLGIAHTRWATHGAPTEHNAHPHFSGQEVAVVHNGIIENHEELREELKGLGYVFTSQTDTEVIVHLIHHTLKSIPDLTDAFKTVVKRLHGAYGLSVISVKQPDRLVAARSGSPLVIGLGHGENFLASDQLALRQVTDRFMYLEEGDIAEIRRDQVNIWDQAGSKVQRETVQYHEGAEAADKGTYRHFMLKEIHEQPSVVQRTLEGRLGSDHVMVQAFGPQAAELFAKVRNVQIVACGTSYHAGMVARYWLESLAGIPCQVEVASEFRYRKVVVQPDTLFVSISQSGETADTLAALRNAKELGFLGSLAICNVGISSLVRESDLTLLTLAGPEIGVASTKAFTTQLVSLMLLTLALGQVRGSLEAGVEAELVEELRRLPARLGEALAMDSVVEKTAELFADKHHTLFLGRGAQYPVAMEGALKLKEISYIHAEAYPAGELKHGPLALVDADMPVVTVAPNNELLEKLKSNLQEVRARGGELVVFADENAGMSNGEGTHVIKVPHIIDALAPILYTIPLQLLSYYVAVLKGTDVDQPRNLAKSVTVE
- a CDS encoding amino acid permease; the encoded protein is MQDNGLKQSLKQRHITMIALGGVIGAGLFVGSGSLIASAGPAAILSYVIGGIIVTLVMFMLGEMASRNPDAGSFSTYANIYLGNWAGFTVGWLYWLKSMMTITLEAVLLGAILNDFMPWLPIWIGAFIMLVTLIASNAYSVRSFAEVEYWLAALKVVTILIFMLLGASILLGWQENIPAPGLVNLTDHGGFMPNGLSPVMAGVIVAIFSLGGSEIAAVAAGESENPRRNVIRAIKSVIVRVMLFYVGSVSILVLCLPWTDKANLASPYVALFTLAGFKGAAVAMKLVLFVSFMSVMNSFMFSNSRMLFSLSQRGHAPALFARTNAKGVPINALALAFCICVTILTLHFISGGDLFLTLARSTGAFIIFVWIFIIFAHVGMRLKTRYEVVDPTSFRAWGFPLTNVIALLALVSVLATQAIDPATRFQFWLVLVTLLVIVAAYFMVRKRRGGEVRELART
- a CDS encoding pyocin S6 family toxin immunity protein; the encoded protein is MFINLTGFLKEYELDDSLKYDLDIPSEHEKDIMSILNWQSLEAESDGELPLSDEQAEKIFSLLGNPKPEGLDFFVGVRA
- a CDS encoding S-type pyocin domain-containing protein: MVQGPIELPATPVTAPGIDPPIGEPVYLGPKFVGEPTAPINIPGLPSVNFGPITSQVQYRRAMAAYLSSVYEKETKRIHEEYLASAAGLASTLQKELDVARGGSYISDAASVASLLREIQLRESSINQKATERQTQQTKSNSFYSADFSSKGSIDFIRTVTDLAISGSAAVNVIPRWQESLAATYQARYLGDQISLLNAQAAALREQLAVAQAAQREAQAVIQSVSSELSAITAPAQQHLATQRQSLESQFSDSSTLTHAERQAATQAVQQSAQQSDQQIDALAAAASSQINANELAQISQSVKAQANLLASTFTDVVNQLVADADTLIASQRNTIIQASGNAASLVNARMVELIAQVQANPTHAAAAAARQSLQQTTNSTYAIVTDQLDQASLADSAKRQQVIAGIQTARTNAQTQLQGVTALTQNAIAQAASTYRFAGSAAVLSIPGQGVVPLAEATLAALRQGIASAITALGGIASATVGAPLAAGLAALVYPSSTASQAQDQTPARFRYGMGVEARDLGLAPGANLNAIAAAQGKVELAYRLANETRGDGRSYILVVAADGINVTKNVPVRAATLDPQTGRYTVAVPSLVPDQPPITLTWTPGRAPGEQSSTTTTPAATQTVPIYTGVELQPLEIEALSYPGEVLDANDLIIIFPIDSGIEPVYLMFSTTGYHQAPKNLIAFPDAKPVRAKSSVRGGGKLRRRWVDSKGRIYEWDSQHGKVELYDKQGKHLGEFDSVSGSQTKSAVPGRTTEK